In Halopiger aswanensis, the DNA window GACCCGCCATCGAGGTCATCTACCGCGGCCTCGAGGTCGCCACGCTGGTCTTCATGTGTATGGAACAGGACCCCGACGGCGAGTACGAACTCAAGGACGGGAACACCTACTCGTTCATGGACACGTACATCGTCGACACGGGCTACGGCCTCGAGCGCTGGACCTGGATGAGCCAGGGCACCCCGACGGTCTACGAGGCGATCTACCCCGAGATGATCGACTTCCTCAAGGACAACGCCGGGCTCTCCTACACCGACGAGGAAAGCGAGATCGTCTCCCGCGCGGCCCGCCTCTCCGGCCAACTGGACATCGACGACGTCGACGACGTCGAGGCCGCCCGCGGCGACATCGCGGCCGAAATCGGCGTCTCGGTCGAGGAGCTCCGAGAGCTGGTCGAACCGCTCGAGGACATCTACGCCATCGCCGACCACTGTCGCACCCTCGCGTACATGCTCGGGGACGGCATCGTCCCCTCGAACGTCGGCACGGGTTACCTCGCGCGGATGGTCCTGCGGCGCACCAAACGGCTCTGCGATAACGCCGGTGTCGACGCGCCGCTGGACGAACTCGTCGACATGCAGGCCGAGCGACTGGACTACGAGAACCGCGACACGATCCGCGACATCGTCCGCACGGAGGTCGAGAAGTACCGCGAGACGCTCGAGCGCGGCGGTCGCCGGGTCGAGACGCTCGCCGAGGAGTACGCCAAGAAGGGCGAGCCGATCCCCACCGAGGAGCTGATCGAACTCTACGACTCCCACGGGATTCAGCCCGATATGGTCGTCGAGATCGCCGAGGAGACTGGCGCCGACGTCGACGTCCCCGACGACTTCTACAGCCTCGTCGCGCAGCGCCACGACACCCCCGAGGGCGTCGAGACGGCCGCGGAGGGCGAGTCCGACGAGCGCTTCGCGGACCTCCCCGAGACGGAGAAACTCTACTACGACGACCAGCAGCGCACGCAGTTCGAAGCCGTCGTGCTCGACGTCTTCGAGCGCGAGGAGGGCTACGACGTCGTGCTCGACCAGACGATGTTCTACCCCGAGGGCGGCGGCCAGCCCGCCGACACCGGGACGCTCTCGACGGACGATACGACCGTCGAAGTCGAGGACGTCCAGATCGAAGACGGCGTCATCCTCCACCGGACCGACGCGAACCCCGGCAAGGGCGAGTTCGTCAACGGCCAGGTCGACGGCGGCCGCCGGCGACAGCTGATGCGCCACCACACGGCGACCCACATCGTCATCCACTCCGCCCGCAAAGTGCTCGGCGAGCACATCCGTCAGGCCGGCGCCCAGAAGGGCGTCGACTCCTCGCGCATCGACCTGCGCCACTACGACCGCATCTCCCGCGAGGACGTCAAGGAGATCGAGCGCGTCGCCAACGAGATCGTGATGGACAACACGCAGGTCTCCCAGGAGTGGCCCGACCGCCACGACGCGGAGGCCGAACACGGCTTCGACCTCTACCAGGGCGGTATCCCGCCGGGCGAGCAGATCCGGCTGATCCACGTCGACGAGGACGTGCAAGCGTGTGGGGGAACCCACGTCTCCCGCACCGGCGACATCGGCTCCATCAAGATTCTCAACACCGAGCGCGTCCAGGACGGCGTCGAGCGCATCACCTTCGCCGCCGGCGACGCGGCCCTCGAGGCGACCCAGCGGAAGGAGGACGCCCTCTACGCGGCCGCAGACGTCCTCGACGTCTCGCCCGAGGAGGTCCCCGAGACTGCCGAGCGGTTCTTCGAGGAGTGGAAGGACCGGGGCAAGCAGATCGAGGACCTCAAAGAACAGCTCGCCGCGGCCCGCGCCGGTGGCGGTGGCGACGCCGAGGAGGTCGACGTCGGCGAGGCGACGGCCGTGATCGACCGGCTCGACGCCGACATGGACGAACTCCGCGCGACTGCCAACGCCATCAGCGAGGAGGGTAAGATCGCCGTGCTGGGCAGCGGCGCCAGCGGCGCCCAGTTCGTCGTCGCCGTGCCCGACGGCGTCGGCGTCAACGCCGGCGAAGTCGTCGGCGAACTCGCCTCGAAGGTCGGCGGCGGCGGGGGCGGTCCGGCCGACTTCGCGCAGGGCGGCGGCCCCAACGTCGACGATCTCGACGCGGCGCTCGAGGACGCGCCGGACGTGTTGCGGCAAGTGCTGGACGCCTAACCGGCTCGTCGCTCTCCGTTCTTTTCCGCCGTTCGCTCGAGATTCCGGTTCTTCCGATCGACTGCTAGAGTAGACACGCACACACACACGGAACCGAAACCGTCGCCTTCCTCGGCCCGCTTTGCTCGAGTATGCCCACCGCTACGAACGGGTCCGTCTCGCTGTACTACGACCGCGAGGGCGACGGTCCGACCGTCGTCTTCGTCCCCGACGCCGGCCTCGGCGGCTGGTCCTGGGGCTGGCAACACGCCGCCGTCGCCGGCCCCTACGAGGCCGTCGTCTGGGACCTCCGGGGGACCGGCCGCTCCGACGCGCCGCCGGGTCCTTACGACCTCGAGACGCTCGCTGGCGATCTCGAGGCCGTTCTCTCCGAGTGCGAGATTCGGAACGCGCACCTCGTCGGCTGTGGTCTCGGCGGTGCCATCGCCCTCGCCGCGGCCCGGACCTCGAGTCGCGTCGCAACGCTCTCGCTGATCGGGACTGCGGCCGAAGAGTCCGAATACGACCTCGAGCCGCTGTTCGCGCCGCCGAACGACCGCAACGCACTGCGGGAGTCGCTCAGGGCGGGCCTCTCCGACGAGTTCCTCGCCGAACAGCCAGACGTTGTCGACGGCATCGTCGACTGGCGGGCTGACGGCGACGCCGACCGCGCGGGGTGGGAAGCACAGACGGCTGCGTTCGAGGGGTTCGACGCGACCGACTGGCTGGTCGAGGTGACCCAGCCGACGCGGGTCTTCCACGGGACTGTGGATGAACTCGTGTCCGTCGACGCCGGCCAGGACCTCGCCCGCGGGCTTCCGCGCGGCGAGTTCGTCGACCTCGAGGGCGCGGGTCACCTCGCGATGATCGAACAGTCGCGGACGATAAACGACGGATTGCTTGGCTTTCTCGAGGCCCAGACCGACGACGAACGCTGACACGCACTCGAACGGCCTCGAGGGCGACTTCCGCTAGCGTGTTCTCGAGTCGAGTGGGTCGGTGCTTGCCAATGTGTCCCACCGTATTACGGACTCGAGCGTGGTAGCCGCGGGCGTGACTCTCTCGCTGGCGCGGCGCGCGGATCGGTTCCCCGATCGGACGGCGGTCGTCGACATCTCCGAGGAGCGACTCTACGCCCCCGCGGAGACGATCCACGAGCGCCGCGTTTCCTACGCCGGACTTTCGGAACTGGCCGACGCGACGGCCAAGCGGCTCGCCGAACTGGGGATCGACGCCGGCGATACCGTCTGTCTCGTCACCCGCAACCGGGTGGCCTCGCTCGCGCTGCTGTTCGCCTGCCGCCGGCTCGGCGCGACGTTCGCCCCCATCTCGCATCGCTTGACGCCCGTGACGGTCGAGCGGCCGTTCGAAGTGCTCGAGCCGACGCTCGTCGTCGCGGAGGCGGCCCAGCGGGACCTCGTGCGTTCGATGCCGTTCGATCGGACGGTGACGCTGTCGGAACTGGCGGACGTCGATGTTAGCGAAGGCGGTGACGCTGACGACGGCCTCACTACCGACGAAACAACCGATCCCCGCATCGGCGACGATCAGTCCGCCACTGACGACCCGCTCCTGTTGCTCCACGGCGACGGCGGCCGCCCGATAGCCGAGTACTCCGCGCGGAGCCTCGAGTGGAACTGCATCGCGACGCTGGTGACGTGGGGCCTCTCCCCGCGCGATACCGTCCCGCTGGTCTCGCCGCTGTCGGCCCACGACGGACTGGTTCGCGTCGCGCTCCCGACGCTGTACGCCGGCGGCCGCCTGCTGCTCGACCGGGCGTTCGACCCCGGCGATACGCTGACCGCGATCCAGAGCGAGGACGCAACCCTGTTCGCGGGCCGAACGGCCGCGTTTCGGGACCTCGCGGCCGAGTCTGGCTTCCCCGAGGCCGTCGACTCGCTCGAGCGGGCGTTCCCCGACGGATCCGTTCCCGAGGACGTCCTCGAGCCCTACCGCGAGCACGGAATTGCGGTCGCGCGGACGTACGGGCGCCTCGAGTGTCCGATCGCCCTGAGTCAGTCCGATACGGCGGCAGCGTCTGCCGATACTGACGCCGACGGTCTCGGCAAACCGGTCCCCGACTGTCGCGTCCGGTTGGTCGCCGACGGGAGCGACGAGACCGACGGCGAGCCGCTCGAGGACGCAGGGACTGGCCAACTCGCTCTTTCAGGACCGGTAGTTGCGGACGGCTACGTCGGGGACTCCGCCACCGATGACGACGGCGACGGCGAAACGGCCGTCGACGCCGGCTTCGGAACCGGCGATCGAACGAACGAGAAATCCGACGATACCGCGGACCGCGGTCGATTCGCCGACGGCTGGTTCTCCACAGGCGAGTCGTTCCGACGCGACGAAACCGGCCGCTACTACCGCGTTGACAATATCGATAATGAACACTAGTAGCAAACGAATGCGCGGTCTCGACCGCAATCGCGGCAACGACGGCGACGTGCAGAAGGCCTTTCTTTATCGAGTCGCCAATGGAGGACGATGAAACAACTTCGAATCGCCGTCCTGAACGCGGCTCATCGGGACGAGAACACGACGCGGAACTTCCGACGCGAACTCGATGCGTCGCTGTCGGAGTTCGACGTGACCGCGGGCGAGGTCCCCGAAACCTTCGACTACGACGGTGCCGTCGTCACCGGGTCGCGGTCGTCGGTCTACTGGGACGAGGAGTGGATCGAGACGACCGAGGAGTGGGTCAGCGAGGCGATCGATCGCGACATTCCCTTCCTCGGCGTCTGTTGGGGTCACCAACTGCTCGCGCACGTCCTCGGCGGCACGGTCGAGGACATGGGCGCCTACGAGGTCGGCTACAGCGAGATCGAGCAACTCGGCGACTCGCGACTCTTCGAGGGCATCTCGGAGGAGTTTACCGCCTTCACCAGCCACTCCGACGAGGTGTCGGAACTGCCGCCGGGCGCCGAACCGCTGGCCGAAAACGAGTACTCGAACCACGGCTTCCGCACGGACCGGGTCTTCGGCGTGCAGTTCCACCCCGAGTACGATACCAAAACCGCGCGCGAACTCGTCCACCGCAAGGAACTCTCCGACGAACGTCTCGAGTCGATCCTCGACGAAATTACCGCGGAGAACTACCGGAAGGCCTGTCCGGCGAAGCTCGTCTTCGACAACTTCCTCGCGTTCGTCGAGGAGGTGCGCGCCGAGGCGGCTGCGGCCGCGAGCGCCGATGCCGATCTCGAGACCGCTGCCGATGCGAAGGCGGACGCGACGGCCGAAGTCGGCAGTTTAGACTAATTCTGTGTCTCGGTTTTCGTCGCCTTCGGGTCCGCAGTAGTCGTCGCTCGTCGCTCGTCATCCTCGACCGGGTTGAAAACGGTGTGCGTCAGGGGGACCGAAAATCGCTACCGCCAGCGCTCGAGCAGTCGTTTCAGGAGGCCGTTGTCCTCAGTGGCTGCGTCCGTGCTCGAGTCGTCCCGGGTCGTCTCGTCCGTCCGCTCCGCGAGCAACCGTTCGTACTGCGTGACGATCTCCTGCTGTCGGTACTCGCTCGTCTCGAGCGCGCGTTCCAGGGCCGTCACCCGTGCTTCGAGCTTCGTTTGCTCGATGCGGTGGCTGAGCGGCGGCTCCGGCGCGGCGGTCGTCGATCCAGTCGACGCGGATGCGGACGCGGCTGCGGTGCTCGAGTGCGCTTCCGTCGACGCGGCGGACGAACGGTACGCGAGTTCGACGTCGGTCGCCGCGGGACCGGGCTGATCGTAGTCGGATTGGGCCTCGGGGGACTGGGCCTGAGAGGGGTGTCGGTCGGCGGACATGGACAGCACAGGGTATGCGATCGGTACCCAAAAGAGTCAGTCAGTCGGGCGTCAGACGCGTCCGACGCGGGGATGACGCGCGTCGGTCGTCGCTGCGTCGGTCGTCGTTACTCGTTCTGCAGGTGCTCGAGCACGCCCTCCGTATCGGCGGGCACGGGCTCGGGATCGTTGCCCGCGGCCGCGGCCGCGTCGGGGTCCTTGAGCAGGTGACCGGTCGTCAAGCAGGCGACGCGCTCGTCGTCGTCGACGATGCCCTCGGCGCGCAGCTTGCGGAGACCGGCGACGGAGGCCGCGGAGGCCGGCTCGACGCCGATCCCCTCGCGGGCGAGGTCGCGCTGGGCCTCGGTGATCTCCTCGTCGCTCACCGAGATCGCGGTGCCGCCGGTCTCGCGGATGCCGGGCAGCGCCTTCGGCGCGTTGACGGGGTTACCGATCCGGATCGCCGTCGCCCGGGTTTCCACGTCGTCCCAGCGCCGGACCTCGTCGGCGCCGTTCTCGATCGCCTCGACCATCGGCGCCGCGCCCTCGGCCTGGACGCCGACGAGTTTCGGCACCTCGTCCTCGGAGAGCGCGCCGGCCTGGACGAGTTCGCGGAAGGCCTTGTACAGCGCCGAGGTGTTGCCCGCGTTCCCGACGGGGAGGACGATCCGATCGGGGAATTCGCCGTAGTCGTCGCGGAACCCTTCGAGGATCTCGAGACCGATCGTCTTCTGGCCCTCGAGGCGGAAGGGGTTCAGCGAGTTCAGCAGGTAGGCCTCGCCGGCCTCCGCGAGTTCCTGCACGATGTCGAGGCAGGCGTCGAAGTTGCCGTCGACCTCCAGAATTCGGGCGCCGTGGAGGCTCGCCTGGGCGATCTTGCCGGCGGCGACCTTCCCAGCCGGCAGGAGCACGAGCGTCTCCATCCCGCCGCGGGAGCCGTACGCCGCGAGGGCGGCGCTGGTGTTCCCGGTGGACGCGCAGGCCAGGCGGCCGACGCCCAGTTCCCGCGCGACGGCGACGCCGACGGTCATCCCGCGGTCCTTGAACGAGCCGGTGGGGTTCATCCCCTCGTGCTTGATTCGCAGCGCCTCGACCCCAACCGAGTCCTCGAGCCGGGGCACCTCGTACAGCGGCGTCGCGCCCTCCTGGGTCGTCACGCCCTCCTCGAGGGGCAGCGCATCGGCGTAGCGCCAGACGCCTTCGCCCTCGAAATCGTCGAACGTCGGGAGGTCGGCGTAGCGAACCTCCAAGAGGCCGTCGCACTCGTCGCAGGTGTAGCGGACATCCTCGAAGGGGGCGAACGTTTCGCCGCACTCGATGCACTCGAGCCAGACGCCGTCGTCGGCGGCGTCGGGCGTTGCCGGCTGCTCGGCCGAGAGACTGAGACTCATTGTCAGTCGAGAAGGAGGCAAAGGGGAAAAAGTGAGTGGATTTGCCAGCCGGATTCCGCTCGCGATCGCGTCGCCGATCCTACGTTCGCCCGTGTTTCTCCGTTGGCGGCCCCGTCCGCGCTCGCTCGCCGTCGAACTCGTCGATCACGTCGTGGACCGTCGCGGTCCACGCCTCCAGCGCCTCGTGGAGCAACGCCTTCGCCTCCGGGAGCGCGACCGCGGTGTACTGGTAGACGTAGCCGCCGCCGTCCAGGAGCCGCCGCTCGCGCCGCGCGAGCCCCCGCTCGTGCAGCGTCGCCACCGATCGGTTGACCGTGCTCCGGTCGCGCTCGAGGGCCGCCGCGAGCTCGTCGACCGTGCTCCCCGGCCGATCGCAGAGCGCGAGGTAGGTCCGCGTTTCGTGGTCTTGGATCCCGAAGACGCAGCTCATTACCTTTTCGAACGGGGGGCTCGAGTCCTCCAGTAGCTCTCCGAGTCGGTGCTCGGTATCAACGCTCATAGGTGAGCCGTCGACCCGCGGCACAAAGAGCTATTGGTCCATCGGGTCCGAGTCGGTCGTCGACTCGGCGTCGGCCGCCGAGCCCGTCGCCGTATCCGCATCCGCGTCCGCCCCGTAGCCCATCCGTCGAATACACGTTCGCATCTCGCCCTCGCTCTCGTGGCGGTGCAGCCGCGTCGGAGTGTCACAGTAGTACACCGATCCGTCGTACCGCAGCACGATTTCGTGGGTCTCGCCGGCGACCGTCGTCGCGACGACGACGCGAGCTCCGGCCTCGATCGCGGCGATAATCTCGTCGGCCGGCAGGTCACCCTCGGAAATCCGGATCGTCTCCCCCATTGGCTCCGATTGG includes these proteins:
- the alaS gene encoding alanine--tRNA ligase, with the translated sequence MSELADEYRLEYFEEEGFVRKECPECGSHFWTRDESRETCGEPPCADYEFIGSPGFDEEFTLEEMREAFLSYFEDHGHERIDPYPVAANRWRDDVLLTQASIYDFQPLVTSGETPPPANPLTVSQPCIRMQDIDNVGKTGRHTMAFEMMAHHAFNSREDAEADYAYEGEVYWKDRTVELCDGLLEELGADITDVTYIEDPWVGGGNAGPAIEVIYRGLEVATLVFMCMEQDPDGEYELKDGNTYSFMDTYIVDTGYGLERWTWMSQGTPTVYEAIYPEMIDFLKDNAGLSYTDEESEIVSRAARLSGQLDIDDVDDVEAARGDIAAEIGVSVEELRELVEPLEDIYAIADHCRTLAYMLGDGIVPSNVGTGYLARMVLRRTKRLCDNAGVDAPLDELVDMQAERLDYENRDTIRDIVRTEVEKYRETLERGGRRVETLAEEYAKKGEPIPTEELIELYDSHGIQPDMVVEIAEETGADVDVPDDFYSLVAQRHDTPEGVETAAEGESDERFADLPETEKLYYDDQQRTQFEAVVLDVFEREEGYDVVLDQTMFYPEGGGQPADTGTLSTDDTTVEVEDVQIEDGVILHRTDANPGKGEFVNGQVDGGRRRQLMRHHTATHIVIHSARKVLGEHIRQAGAQKGVDSSRIDLRHYDRISREDVKEIERVANEIVMDNTQVSQEWPDRHDAEAEHGFDLYQGGIPPGEQIRLIHVDEDVQACGGTHVSRTGDIGSIKILNTERVQDGVERITFAAGDAALEATQRKEDALYAAADVLDVSPEEVPETAERFFEEWKDRGKQIEDLKEQLAAARAGGGGDAEEVDVGEATAVIDRLDADMDELRATANAISEEGKIAVLGSGASGAQFVVAVPDGVGVNAGEVVGELASKVGGGGGGPADFAQGGGPNVDDLDAALEDAPDVLRQVLDA
- a CDS encoding alpha/beta fold hydrolase, producing MPTATNGSVSLYYDREGDGPTVVFVPDAGLGGWSWGWQHAAVAGPYEAVVWDLRGTGRSDAPPGPYDLETLAGDLEAVLSECEIRNAHLVGCGLGGAIALAAARTSSRVATLSLIGTAAEESEYDLEPLFAPPNDRNALRESLRAGLSDEFLAEQPDVVDGIVDWRADGDADRAGWEAQTAAFEGFDATDWLVEVTQPTRVFHGTVDELVSVDAGQDLARGLPRGEFVDLEGAGHLAMIEQSRTINDGLLGFLEAQTDDER
- a CDS encoding class I adenylate-forming enzyme family protein: MTLSLARRADRFPDRTAVVDISEERLYAPAETIHERRVSYAGLSELADATAKRLAELGIDAGDTVCLVTRNRVASLALLFACRRLGATFAPISHRLTPVTVERPFEVLEPTLVVAEAAQRDLVRSMPFDRTVTLSELADVDVSEGGDADDGLTTDETTDPRIGDDQSATDDPLLLLHGDGGRPIAEYSARSLEWNCIATLVTWGLSPRDTVPLVSPLSAHDGLVRVALPTLYAGGRLLLDRAFDPGDTLTAIQSEDATLFAGRTAAFRDLAAESGFPEAVDSLERAFPDGSVPEDVLEPYREHGIAVARTYGRLECPIALSQSDTAAASADTDADGLGKPVPDCRVRLVADGSDETDGEPLEDAGTGQLALSGPVVADGYVGDSATDDDGDGETAVDAGFGTGDRTNEKSDDTADRGRFADGWFSTGESFRRDETGRYYRVDNIDNEH
- a CDS encoding type 1 glutamine amidotransferase, yielding MKQLRIAVLNAAHRDENTTRNFRRELDASLSEFDVTAGEVPETFDYDGAVVTGSRSSVYWDEEWIETTEEWVSEAIDRDIPFLGVCWGHQLLAHVLGGTVEDMGAYEVGYSEIEQLGDSRLFEGISEEFTAFTSHSDEVSELPPGAEPLAENEYSNHGFRTDRVFGVQFHPEYDTKTARELVHRKELSDERLESILDEITAENYRKACPAKLVFDNFLAFVEEVRAEAAAAASADADLETAADAKADATAEVGSLD
- the thrC gene encoding threonine synthase, with product MSLSLSAEQPATPDAADDGVWLECIECGETFAPFEDVRYTCDECDGLLEVRYADLPTFDDFEGEGVWRYADALPLEEGVTTQEGATPLYEVPRLEDSVGVEALRIKHEGMNPTGSFKDRGMTVGVAVARELGVGRLACASTGNTSAALAAYGSRGGMETLVLLPAGKVAAGKIAQASLHGARILEVDGNFDACLDIVQELAEAGEAYLLNSLNPFRLEGQKTIGLEILEGFRDDYGEFPDRIVLPVGNAGNTSALYKAFRELVQAGALSEDEVPKLVGVQAEGAAPMVEAIENGADEVRRWDDVETRATAIRIGNPVNAPKALPGIRETGGTAISVSDEEITEAQRDLAREGIGVEPASAASVAGLRKLRAEGIVDDDERVACLTTGHLLKDPDAAAAAGNDPEPVPADTEGVLEHLQNE
- a CDS encoding helix-turn-helix domain-containing protein, producing the protein MSVDTEHRLGELLEDSSPPFEKVMSCVFGIQDHETRTYLALCDRPGSTVDELAAALERDRSTVNRSVATLHERGLARRERRLLDGGGYVYQYTAVALPEAKALLHEALEAWTATVHDVIDEFDGERARTGPPTEKHGRT